A single region of the Streptomyces sp. NBC_01381 genome encodes:
- a CDS encoding NADPH:quinone oxidoreductase family protein, with translation MEINEQRPAEQTVRALVQRSHDGPNDLTLATDQRRPAAGPGEYLIRVGAAGVNFADVMQTHGTYEGGPQAPYVAGFEAAGEIVAVGPDTESPLQLGTHVVGAGPGAFAQYMTMPAAGVLPVPSGWSDAEALGLVLNWATALAALKPLGEIKAGDVVLVHAAAGGVGQAAVRLARHYGARVIATASPAKHDTVRALGADEVLDSRRPDLAAEITRLTGGVDLVLESVGQATFKTSLSVTKPFTGRVVVFGAASGDAGLTTHDLVFTHQVRIQGLHIGALATKAPALYQSLLVEIEALIAHGVYPPGTPRLHPLAEGPAVLRQLEAGRTRGKHALDPWG, from the coding sequence GAGCAGACCGTACGAGCACTGGTCCAGCGGTCACATGACGGACCGAATGACCTGACCCTCGCGACCGATCAGCGCCGCCCCGCCGCGGGGCCCGGCGAGTACCTGATCCGCGTCGGCGCCGCCGGGGTCAACTTCGCGGACGTCATGCAGACGCACGGAACGTACGAAGGCGGGCCGCAGGCACCCTACGTGGCGGGCTTCGAAGCCGCCGGCGAGATCGTGGCCGTCGGCCCGGACACCGAGAGCCCGCTGCAGCTCGGCACCCATGTCGTCGGAGCCGGCCCGGGCGCCTTCGCGCAGTACATGACGATGCCGGCCGCGGGCGTACTCCCGGTGCCTTCCGGCTGGAGCGACGCCGAAGCTCTCGGCCTGGTGCTGAACTGGGCCACCGCCCTGGCGGCACTGAAGCCGCTCGGCGAGATCAAGGCCGGTGACGTGGTGCTCGTTCATGCCGCGGCCGGAGGCGTGGGGCAGGCCGCCGTCCGCCTCGCCCGCCACTACGGCGCACGCGTCATCGCGACGGCATCACCGGCCAAGCACGACACCGTCAGAGCGCTCGGCGCCGACGAGGTCCTGGACAGCCGACGCCCCGACCTGGCCGCGGAGATCACCCGCCTGACCGGCGGAGTCGACCTGGTCCTGGAATCGGTGGGGCAGGCCACGTTCAAGACCAGCCTGTCGGTCACCAAACCCTTCACCGGACGCGTCGTCGTCTTCGGTGCCGCCTCCGGCGACGCCGGCCTGACCACACACGACCTGGTCTTCACCCACCAGGTGCGGATCCAGGGCCTGCACATCGGCGCGCTGGCGACCAAAGCCCCGGCCCTCTACCAGTCGCTGCTCGTGGAGATCGAGGCGCTCATCGCCCATGGCGTGTACCCGCCCGGCACCCCCCGGCTCCACCCCCTGGCCGAGGGCCCGGCAGTGCTCCGGCAACTCGAAGCCGGCAGGACCCGCGGCAAGCACGCCCTCGATCCCTGGGGTTAG
- a CDS encoding helix-turn-helix transcriptional regulator — protein sequence MPPRSNPSERQRRLGLELRKLRNDAGLSGDRAGALLDADRVRISNIEAGRIDVSRNRLYKLLREYGCPDGAYFDGLMEMAQGRGTGWWDEFRDIVPRSALDLAELEARCSSIRMHEPLFIPGMFQTEDYAYAVTMATGRDRDRIDRYVEFRMARQQVLTAPGAVPYHAVVHEAALRVHTGGPTTMRKQLLRLIELARLPNVTLQIFPFEQGAYAAFSRPFILFGGPSRGLETAYLEHPLHSVFLGDRERNDEYGKMFERLAGLAHAPVDPESAPESHDGRDSLSLIQHVMYEL from the coding sequence ATGCCACCCAGGAGTAACCCCAGCGAGCGGCAACGCCGACTCGGCCTCGAACTTCGCAAGCTGCGGAACGATGCGGGCCTGTCCGGTGACCGGGCTGGAGCTTTGTTGGACGCCGACCGTGTGCGGATCAGCAACATCGAGGCCGGCCGGATCGATGTCTCCCGCAACCGGCTCTATAAGTTGCTACGGGAGTACGGGTGCCCGGACGGCGCCTACTTCGACGGGTTGATGGAGATGGCGCAGGGGCGGGGGACGGGATGGTGGGACGAGTTCCGAGACATCGTCCCCCGTAGCGCACTGGACCTCGCCGAGTTGGAGGCGCGCTGTTCCAGTATCCGCATGCACGAACCGCTCTTCATCCCGGGCATGTTCCAGACCGAGGACTACGCGTACGCGGTGACCATGGCGACGGGCAGGGACCGGGACCGCATCGATCGGTACGTCGAATTCCGCATGGCGCGGCAGCAAGTTCTGACAGCCCCTGGGGCTGTGCCGTACCACGCTGTTGTTCATGAAGCCGCGCTGCGTGTGCATACCGGCGGGCCCACGACCATGCGCAAGCAGTTGCTCAGGCTGATCGAGCTGGCCAGGCTTCCCAACGTGACCCTGCAGATCTTCCCCTTCGAGCAAGGTGCGTACGCGGCCTTCAGTCGTCCGTTCATCCTCTTCGGCGGTCCGTCGAGGGGGTTGGAGACCGCCTACCTCGAACACCCGCTGCATTCGGTGTTCCTGGGGGATAGAGAACGCAATGACGAGTACGGCAAAATGTTCGAACGGCTCGCTGGCCTGGCTCACGCCCCGGTCGACCCGGAGTCAGCGCCCGAGTCCCATGATGGCCGGGACTCGCTGAGCCTGATCCAGCACGTCATGTACGAACTGTAG
- a CDS encoding DUF397 domain-containing protein: MSQLAWQKSSFSTGDSGECVELAINAAGDVYFRESDQPAQVATTNPAALRVLLRGIKTGDLTPRA; encoded by the coding sequence ATGTCCCAGCTCGCTTGGCAGAAGTCCTCGTTCAGTACCGGCGACAGCGGCGAATGCGTCGAGTTGGCGATCAACGCCGCCGGCGACGTCTACTTCCGCGAGAGCGACCAGCCCGCCCAGGTTGCCACTACGAACCCAGCGGCCCTGCGTGTACTCCTACGGGGCATCAAGACGGGCGACCTCACGCCCCGTGCCTAA
- a CDS encoding SigE family RNA polymerase sigma factor, whose protein sequence is MTTRSREQPDHSAEFDAFYAATAKRLVATVYAMTGDLAEAEDAVQEAYVRAWQRWERLTGEGDPLPWVRTVASRLAISTWRRTRNRLRAQFRHGAAPDVPELSADRVALLAALRELPPQQRQVVVLHHLLDLPVEQVARETGASNGAVRTRLSRARKALGQRLTDTTAFTGEGAAHHG, encoded by the coding sequence ATGACGACGCGGTCGAGAGAACAACCGGACCACTCCGCGGAGTTCGACGCGTTCTACGCCGCCACCGCCAAGAGGCTGGTCGCCACGGTCTATGCGATGACCGGCGATCTGGCGGAGGCGGAGGACGCGGTGCAGGAGGCGTATGTACGGGCGTGGCAGCGCTGGGAGCGGCTGACGGGCGAGGGCGATCCGCTGCCGTGGGTGCGGACGGTGGCGTCCCGCCTGGCGATCAGCACCTGGCGGCGGACGCGGAACCGGCTGCGGGCGCAGTTCCGGCACGGCGCCGCGCCGGACGTCCCTGAGCTCTCCGCGGACCGGGTGGCGCTGCTTGCGGCACTGCGCGAACTGCCCCCGCAGCAACGGCAGGTGGTGGTCCTGCACCATCTCCTCGACCTCCCCGTCGAGCAGGTCGCCCGCGAGACGGGCGCATCGAACGGAGCGGTCCGCACCCGGCTGAGCCGGGCCCGCAAGGCGCTGGGGCAGCGCCTGACCGACACGACTGCATTCACCGGGGAAGGGGCGGCCCACCATGGCTGA
- a CDS encoding ATP-binding protein, translating into MEDQPHPHPRPTDVSLVFPPHPAWVRAARETVRTLLAATGRAELTDTAVLLTSEAVTNAINACAAKQCTAPVSLFAGYGDPGGHLRILIHDEAPGLPRCQSPAEDDETGRGIQLISFGADAWGICRHGPGSGKATWFELGRRPLGGEGELSTGPATPENPPLL; encoded by the coding sequence ATGGAGGACCAGCCCCACCCGCATCCCCGCCCCACCGACGTATCCCTCGTCTTCCCGCCCCACCCCGCATGGGTCCGCGCCGCGCGCGAAACGGTCCGCACCCTCCTCGCCGCAACGGGTCGCGCCGAACTCACGGACACAGCAGTCCTGTTGACCTCGGAGGCCGTCACGAACGCGATCAACGCCTGCGCGGCCAAGCAATGCACGGCCCCGGTGAGCCTGTTCGCGGGGTACGGGGACCCCGGTGGCCACCTCCGCATCCTCATCCACGACGAGGCACCCGGACTCCCCCGCTGCCAGAGCCCCGCCGAGGACGACGAGACGGGCCGGGGCATACAGCTCATCTCCTTCGGCGCCGACGCCTGGGGCATCTGCAGGCACGGCCCCGGCAGCGGCAAGGCGACCTGGTTCGAGCTGGGACGCCGACCGCTGGGAGGCGAAGGTGAGTTATCCACAGGCCCGGCCACGCCCGAGAACCCGCCGCTACTCTGA
- a CDS encoding GNAT family N-acetyltransferase — MPNLRPWSGPDAPSVLAAFSAPEMARQTDEPVDSLDAASRWIARREEEHAADTAYAFAVVDADDTPLGNVSVSAVNLTHATGWVSYWTAPSARGRGVATWGCAALASWAFNELGLFRLELGHRVNNPASCRVAHGAGFAVEGVQRQKLAYDGARYDVELHARLASDPV, encoded by the coding sequence GTGCCTAACCTCCGCCCCTGGAGCGGCCCGGACGCCCCCTCCGTCCTCGCCGCCTTCTCCGCCCCGGAAATGGCGAGGCAGACCGACGAGCCAGTGGACTCCCTTGACGCGGCGTCCCGTTGGATCGCGCGCCGCGAGGAAGAACACGCCGCCGACACCGCGTACGCCTTCGCCGTGGTCGACGCCGACGACACCCCGCTGGGCAACGTCTCCGTAAGCGCGGTGAACCTCACCCACGCCACCGGCTGGGTGTCCTACTGGACGGCTCCCTCGGCGAGGGGGCGCGGCGTTGCGACGTGGGGCTGCGCCGCCCTGGCGAGCTGGGCCTTCAATGAACTTGGGCTGTTCCGCCTGGAGTTGGGGCACCGCGTGAACAACCCCGCGTCCTGCCGGGTGGCCCACGGCGCCGGCTTCGCGGTGGAAGGCGTGCAGCGCCAGAAGCTCGCGTACGACGGGGCCCGCTACGACGTGGAGCTGCACGCGCGGCTGGCTTCCGATCCGGT